One Portunus trituberculatus isolate SZX2019 chromosome 22, ASM1759143v1, whole genome shotgun sequence genomic window, GAAATAACGTGTAGTAATTGATGTTTGGGGAGAAATTGAGGAGATTAAGAAATGGAGCTTAAAGAATCATCCCTAAATTGTTATAAATAGAAGTAATGGTTAGTTGAAGTcaataaagtgagagagagagagagagagagagagagagagagagagagagagagagagagattagaataaGAATACAAGAAAGACATAAacatgagagatagagaaagatagaaagaaagatagatagatagatagatagatagatagagagagagagagaggtactgcaGGTACTGCAAACCATAGTTTCATGGGGGCATCGATGGCAAGTGGAACTTGCTCCTGACAAGACACAGGTGATGCTGGTTTCCCGACGACACTCCCCCCCTGACACACCCACCATCTTACTTGATGGAAGGGCGTTACCCCTGCAGGCTTCCATCTCCATACTTGGTGTGGAAATGAACAGTGCCCTGACCTTCACTGGACACGTCAGGACTATAGCCAAGAAAGCCGCATGGAAACTTAGCTGCATCCGGCGCGTCTCACATCTCCTCGACTCCCAGGGAATCTCCACCCTATATGCAGCTCAAGTCCGCCCCTTATGGAGTATGCCCTCTCACCTGGTTGTCCTGCCCCCCCTCATACTTAAGCCTTCTAGACAAGATCCAGCATCGAGCACAACGCCTGATACGTCTAAAGGCCCCGCCAGACCAGCCGTCCCCTACCATGCAGCCTCTTCAGCAGCGTCGTGATGTGGCAGGGTTGTGTGTCATCTACAAGACACATAAGCAAGGCGCCCCGCACCTGACTGCACTCCGCCAGCCCTGGGCACAGCCACATGGCCACACCACCAGAGCTGCCACATCCAGGGTTCACCAACTCGTCGTCCCTTTTGCTAGGACGGAgaccttccttcgctccttccttccacgttaTACGCGAATGTGGAACCATCTGGTTATGCAGACACAGCTTCACTACACCACCTCCCTACACACCTTTAAGTCTGCTGCCAATGCATGGATTAAACAACCATAGCATGTAAATAGCACATGTACTGTACGTGTCTGTATAATTGGTAATttagttttgcatattttagtTGTTCTGTGTATTTAATTCCATGTCAAAGATAGTTCTCAGCAACCCTACTGAAGCTCTTGACTCACCAATGtataaaaatatgtaataaagtaaaaaaaaaaaaaaaaaaaaagagagagagagagagagagagagagagagagagagagagagagagagatagttgagggtggtgtggtgaggtaggCGTATAAAACAGGGCGCTGGCTGGTAAGAGGAAGGATCAGAGAGGCTCAACACCATGGCTCTTTGAACGGCGTCGTAAAAAAACACTGCACGAGCTTCAAATAAAAGTCGACAAGAGAGCCGCCTGCTGCCCCTCACTCCCCtgaaccctccctctccccccctcacccctctgaCCCCTCCTCGACCCCCCCCAAAGAGCCGGAACACAACCCAAGACTAGGCAAATCCCACACAATCCGCAAGACACTTTTGGCGAAATTGTTAAGTATTTTGTTCCCGCACCAGGAggccttgaggaggaggaggaggaggaggaggaggaggaagaggaggaggaggaggagatagtggttAAGaaggtgggaggtgaaggaaagat contains:
- the LOC123507517 gene encoding uncharacterized protein LOC123507517, which gives rise to MQLKSAPYGVCPLTWLSCPPSYLSLLDKIQHRAQRLIRLKAPPDQPSPTMQPLQQRRDVAGLCVIYKTHKQGAPHLTALRQPWAQPHGHTTRAATSRVHQLVVPFARTETFLRSFLPRYTRMWNHLVMQTQLHYTTSLHTFKSAANAWIKQP